The Emcibacteraceae bacterium genome contains a region encoding:
- a CDS encoding serine hydrolase domain-containing protein, whose product MTISNFVKRARYIFVLLLFTSSLPNAYAQINQGMSIERLSRIDGVMQDYIDQEKIGGAVVYVTRNGMPVYHKAFGMRDIASKDPMKHDNMFRIASQSKAITSVGIMILQEQGKLLIGDTVGKYLPEYMETTVAEDDGNGGYRVVPAKRKITIRDLLTHTAGISYGTGPGEAAWKEAGIYGWYFADRDEPIRNTVRRIASLPQAAQPGEQFVYGYNTDILGAVIEVISGQSLDQFIKENILDPLHMHDTAYYVPKEKVDRLATVYSLKGDKISLADNPGQMDGGRHVGQGHYVNGPRKSFSGGAGLISTTHDYGTFLQMMLNGGELNGTRILSRKTVELMTKNHIGDIEFGAGRKFGLGFEIVMDMGAFGQPSSEGNFGWGGAYHSTYWVDPKEKIVFVYLTQLIPAGDMNESDKLRALIYQAIVD is encoded by the coding sequence ATGACAATTTCAAATTTTGTTAAAAGAGCACGTTATATTTTTGTGCTTCTCTTATTTACATCTTCCTTACCAAACGCATATGCACAGATTAATCAGGGAATGTCCATTGAACGGCTGAGCCGAATTGATGGGGTAATGCAGGATTATATTGATCAGGAAAAAATTGGCGGTGCCGTCGTATATGTCACGCGAAATGGCATGCCCGTTTATCATAAAGCCTTCGGAATGCGCGATATCGCCAGCAAGGACCCGATGAAGCACGACAACATGTTCCGAATTGCTTCCCAGTCAAAAGCAATCACGAGCGTTGGTATCATGATTTTACAGGAACAGGGAAAATTACTGATTGGTGATACGGTCGGAAAATATTTACCCGAATATATGGAAACAACCGTAGCGGAAGATGACGGAAATGGCGGGTATAGGGTTGTTCCTGCCAAGCGGAAAATCACTATACGTGATCTTCTTACCCATACTGCCGGTATCAGCTACGGCACAGGTCCCGGTGAAGCGGCATGGAAAGAAGCGGGTATTTACGGATGGTATTTCGCGGACCGGGATGAACCGATCAGGAATACGGTCAGACGTATCGCCAGCCTTCCACAGGCGGCACAACCTGGTGAACAGTTTGTCTATGGCTATAACACCGATATTCTAGGCGCTGTTATTGAGGTCATATCCGGGCAATCGCTAGATCAGTTTATCAAGGAAAATATTCTGGATCCTCTCCATATGCATGACACCGCTTATTATGTCCCGAAGGAAAAGGTAGATCGTCTGGCCACCGTTTATTCTTTAAAAGGGGATAAAATCAGCCTTGCTGATAATCCGGGACAAATGGACGGCGGAAGACATGTGGGGCAGGGACATTATGTCAATGGGCCGCGTAAGAGCTTTTCCGGCGGGGCAGGGCTTATTTCAACCACCCATGATTACGGCACCTTTTTACAGATGATGTTAAATGGTGGCGAATTAAACGGGACGAGAATTTTAAGCCGAAAAACTGTTGAGCTTATGACCAAAAATCATATTGGTGATATTGAATTCGGTGCAGGGAGGAAATTTGGGCTGGGCTTTGAAATTGTTATGGACATGGGCGCCTTTGGCCAACCAAGTTCAGAAGGCAATTTCGGTTGGGGCGGTGCCTACCATTCCACATATTGGGTTGATCCCAAGGAAAAAATTGTTTTTGTTTATCTGACCCAGCTAATCCCGGCAGGAGATATGAATGAAAGCGATAAATTAAGGGCTTTGATTTATCAGGCAATCGTAGATTAA
- a CDS encoding LysE family translocator, translating to MVSTEVLLAIFTASLLLSLVPGPDNLFLLTQAALEGPVAGICLTLGLLTGLICHTTAVIFGVTVIIKSSVTAFTVLKFIGVAYLLYLSWHAFRAGKAKISETANKPRGNFRLYRRGILMNISNPKIAVFFLAFFPQFIDPSLGHFARQTIELAAAFILAFLIVFISIAYLAARLGEFLKKSERAQIILNRIAGTIFVGFALKLALTETA from the coding sequence ATGGTCTCTACAGAAGTGCTTCTGGCAATATTTACGGCGTCACTATTACTTTCCCTTGTCCCGGGGCCGGATAATTTATTTCTGTTGACTCAGGCGGCATTGGAAGGTCCCGTTGCCGGAATTTGTCTGACACTTGGTCTATTAACAGGACTTATCTGTCATACGACTGCTGTTATTTTTGGTGTCACCGTTATTATCAAATCCTCTGTAACGGCCTTTACAGTTCTGAAATTCATCGGAGTCGCTTACCTCCTTTATCTTTCATGGCACGCTTTTCGGGCGGGAAAAGCAAAAATATCAGAAACGGCAAATAAACCACGGGGTAATTTTCGGCTGTATCGCCGCGGCATTCTGATGAATATCAGCAATCCTAAAATTGCTGTTTTCTTTCTGGCCTTTTTTCCTCAGTTCATTGACCCGTCACTTGGCCATTTTGCCCGGCAAACCATCGAGCTTGCCGCTGCATTCATTCTGGCATTTCTGATCGTGTTTATTTCAATCGCCTATTTGGCCGCAAGGCTAGGTGAGTTTCTAAAGAAATCAGAGAGAGCCCAGATTATATTAAACAGGATTGCCGGAACAATCTTTGTTGGTTTTGCTCTTAAGCTTGCGCTGACGGAAACTGCATAA
- a CDS encoding dienelactone hydrolase family protein, producing the protein MKSLLNAACLIVFWLYAANSNAQELTIKKMGPGLHRMEVTHPDGTLQRYIISIPEGYDGSKAVPLILGLHYGFQRKEGSTIPEPYWVEGFFTKIYQQAFEPLGAIFLAADSVNGNWSTPENEKAVLSLMDSVIATYNIDPSKTIVTGYSMGGFGTWHFASKFQDRFAGALPIAGMPAEMDGFRENRKMIDVDWKIPLYIIHSRVDGLIDIGPTEEYVKKLKAEGKDVIFQVLTVITHHQENLLPEPMGKAVPWIRRVWENAK; encoded by the coding sequence GTGAAATCATTATTAAATGCGGCATGCCTTATTGTTTTCTGGCTTTATGCGGCAAATTCTAACGCACAGGAGCTGACAATCAAAAAAATGGGACCTGGCCTCCATAGAATGGAGGTAACACATCCGGATGGCACTTTACAGCGCTATATCATCAGCATTCCGGAAGGATATGATGGCAGTAAAGCCGTACCGCTTATTCTTGGGCTTCATTACGGTTTCCAGAGGAAAGAAGGGTCAACAATACCTGAGCCTTACTGGGTGGAAGGATTTTTTACCAAAATTTACCAGCAGGCTTTTGAGCCGCTTGGAGCTATTTTTCTGGCGGCCGATTCAGTGAACGGGAACTGGTCAACGCCGGAAAATGAAAAAGCCGTTCTTAGCCTGATGGACAGTGTTATAGCCACATATAATATAGATCCGTCAAAAACCATAGTTACGGGCTACAGCATGGGTGGGTTTGGAACCTGGCATTTTGCCTCAAAGTTTCAGGATCGATTTGCCGGTGCACTGCCAATTGCCGGGATGCCGGCTGAGATGGACGGTTTTAGGGAAAACAGGAAAATGATTGATGTGGACTGGAAAATTCCACTTTATATCATTCATTCACGGGTTGATGGCCTGATTGATATCGGTCCGACGGAAGAATATGTGAAGAAACTGAAAGCCGAAGGCAAGGATGTAATTTTTCAGGTGCTGACGGTAATAACCCATCATCAGGAAAATCTTTTACCCGAACCAATGGGAAAGGCCGTGCCCTGGATCAGAAGAGTATGGGAAAATGCCAAATAA
- a CDS encoding cyanophycinase: MCPAIVEEGHQRGYIIPIGGAENKDTNPSILKKFTEISGGTNAKIVIIPTASRLDDTGERYEKIFTDIGVGEVSHIDITSREDCNNPEFASRCEEATGIFITGGNQLRLATILGGTAVAQVIRTANARGVHVAGTSAGASIMSEHMIAGGESNESPREGGAILAPGLGLTNAMIIDQHFSERNRLGRLLSAIAFNPFLMGVGIDEDTAAFIGPDDMCEVVGSGTVTIVDGGDLTYSSAYGTDNTKALGLLGLKLDILHEGCLYNFDIREAFPPIEDRQNVCKI, translated from the coding sequence ATGTGTCCAGCAATAGTGGAAGAAGGACATCAAAGGGGTTATATCATTCCCATTGGTGGTGCTGAAAATAAAGATACCAACCCTTCTATTTTAAAAAAATTTACTGAAATTTCAGGTGGAACTAACGCAAAAATTGTGATTATTCCAACCGCGTCACGCCTTGATGATACAGGCGAAAGATATGAAAAAATATTTACGGATATTGGCGTTGGCGAAGTAAGCCATATTGATATTACAAGCCGTGAAGACTGCAACAATCCTGAATTTGCCAGCCGCTGCGAAGAAGCAACAGGTATCTTTATCACCGGTGGCAATCAGCTTCGACTGGCGACTATTCTTGGCGGTACAGCTGTCGCCCAGGTAATCAGAACAGCAAATGCCCGCGGTGTCCATGTCGCTGGCACGTCGGCTGGGGCATCAATTATGTCAGAACATATGATTGCCGGCGGTGAATCAAATGAATCACCAAGGGAAGGCGGTGCCATATTGGCACCGGGACTTGGTCTGACCAATGCCATGATTATTGATCAGCATTTTTCGGAACGAAACCGACTTGGAAGGCTGCTTTCGGCCATCGCCTTTAACCCGTTCCTGATGGGAGTGGGAATTGATGAGGATACTGCCGCTTTTATCGGCCCGGATGATATGTGCGAGGTGGTGGGAAGCGGAACGGTAACGATTGTTGATGGCGGGGATTTGACCTATTCTTCAGCTTATGGCACGGACAATACCAAAGCATTGGGCCTTCTTGGTCTAAAACTGGATATCCTACATGAAGGCTGCCTTTATAATTTTGATATCAGGGAAGCATTCCCGCCTATTGAAGATCGGCAGAATGTTTGTAAAATTTAA